A region of Streptomyces halobius DNA encodes the following proteins:
- a CDS encoding PP2C family protein-serine/threonine phosphatase yields MHTYAAAQLIGTRKAQCDATAVRTVNGARAFVLLDGIGETENVRNWVRAAAARLARTAARRGDAEAGLRAVYAAYAAERDRQDSYLREHMPKAAAIVAVSAPGRPLTVAWCGDSRAYVLVRGSLRCLTADHNRRRVYPPCFLWSKGGSRNQLTSCLGSADTDEEVQAEVQHPAIEAVTVPAENCRLLLASDGAYEPHHDAGHHLSDYLTGDPAEAAAHFTETAVALALANDPTHADNATALVADLRP; encoded by the coding sequence ATGCACACCTACGCCGCCGCTCAGCTCATCGGCACCCGTAAGGCCCAGTGCGATGCGACCGCCGTCCGCACCGTGAACGGCGCCCGCGCCTTCGTCCTCCTTGACGGCATCGGCGAGACCGAGAACGTCCGGAACTGGGTTCGCGCCGCCGCCGCCCGCCTCGCCAGGACTGCCGCCCGCCGTGGCGACGCCGAGGCCGGTCTCCGCGCCGTGTATGCCGCGTATGCCGCCGAGCGGGACCGCCAGGACTCCTACCTGCGCGAGCACATGCCGAAGGCCGCCGCGATCGTCGCCGTGAGTGCCCCCGGCCGCCCGCTCACCGTCGCCTGGTGCGGCGACTCCCGGGCGTACGTCCTCGTCCGTGGCAGCCTCCGCTGCCTCACCGCGGACCACAACCGCCGCCGCGTCTACCCGCCGTGCTTCCTCTGGTCGAAGGGCGGCAGCCGGAACCAGCTCACCTCATGCCTCGGCTCCGCAGACACGGACGAGGAGGTCCAGGCTGAGGTGCAACACCCCGCGATCGAGGCCGTCACCGTCCCCGCCGAGAACTGCCGACTGCTCCTCGCCTCGGACGGCGCATACGAGCCACACCACGACGCCGGACACCACCTCTCCGACTACCTGACCGGCGACCCGGCCGAGGCCGCCGCGCACTTCACCGAGACCGCCGTCGCGCTGGCCCTCGCCAACGACCCGACCCACGCGGACAACGCCACCGCCCTCGTCGCAGACCTCCGCCCCTGA
- a CDS encoding DUF3560 domain-containing protein, with amino-acid sequence MSEITISHTHADGTILEGSSRGDGVWEILRGLRDNWWFTKGPAGFLYIKNTRDRAARLVAIETAAKELEAAGHTVTVEIDDTVRDNATVREAQHERLEDRRAALKAKGEKLAAKSEALHRASDAMVEHLPLGQPVMPGKRGQAHRRLLERSVDTAINGALTAQEAKRMPARIEGSRRAEAYKERPDVTARRVERLEAELRSLDRRMARLSMHPETGSETLRKQYEGERAVLVERIARDRKVLEEATAAGLYGQYSKTNVHKGDRILIRGRWRQVARSNPKSVSVTTGYSWTDRYGWEEVRGLRCDHVEDPAEGTTPAAEDAEI; translated from the coding sequence ATGTCCGAAATCACCATCAGCCACACCCACGCGGACGGAACCATTCTGGAAGGCTCCAGCAGGGGCGACGGCGTCTGGGAAATCCTCCGCGGCCTGCGCGACAACTGGTGGTTCACCAAGGGCCCCGCAGGGTTCCTATACATCAAGAACACCCGGGACCGCGCCGCCCGCCTCGTCGCGATCGAGACCGCAGCCAAGGAACTGGAGGCCGCCGGCCACACCGTGACAGTCGAGATCGACGACACGGTCCGGGACAACGCCACCGTGCGCGAGGCCCAGCACGAGCGCCTGGAGGACCGCCGCGCCGCACTAAAGGCCAAGGGCGAGAAGCTGGCCGCCAAGTCGGAGGCCCTGCACCGCGCCTCCGACGCGATGGTGGAACACCTCCCGCTCGGCCAGCCCGTCATGCCGGGCAAGCGCGGCCAGGCGCACCGACGCCTGCTGGAGCGCTCCGTGGACACCGCCATTAACGGCGCGCTCACCGCCCAGGAGGCGAAGCGCATGCCGGCCCGGATCGAGGGCTCCCGCCGCGCGGAGGCGTACAAGGAGCGCCCGGACGTCACCGCTCGTCGCGTTGAGCGACTGGAAGCCGAACTCCGCTCCCTCGACCGCCGCATGGCCCGGCTGAGCATGCACCCGGAGACCGGATCGGAGACGCTGCGCAAGCAGTACGAGGGGGAGCGCGCCGTCCTCGTCGAGCGCATCGCCAGGGACCGGAAGGTCCTGGAGGAGGCGACGGCCGCCGGCCTGTACGGGCAGTACTCCAAGACCAACGTCCATAAGGGCGACCGGATCCTCATCCGCGGCCGGTGGCGCCAGGTCGCCCGCTCCAACCCCAAGAGCGTGAGCGTCACGACCGGCTACTCCTGGACCGACCGCTACGGCTGGGAAGAGGTCCGCGGGCTCCGGTGTGACCACGTCGAGGACCCCGCCGAGGGGACTACCCCGGCCGCCGAAGACGCCGAGATCTGA